The genomic region GACCGCCAGCTTCACCTGGCGGTGCAGCGACTGCACGACGCCGATGTCGGACTCCTTGCCGATGCCGGACAGCACCAGCGAGAGGTAGTCGCGGGCCGCCAGCTCGGCGTCGCGGGTCATGTCCCAGGCCGACGCCCAGCACAGGGCGCGCGGCAGGGAGGACTCGAAGTCGCCGAGGTGTTCCGTCACGAAGGCCAGGGACCGCTCGTCCAGGCGGACCTTCGCGTAGGACAGGTCGTCGTCGTTGAGCAGGACCACGGCCGGGCGGCGCTTGCCGACCAGCTGCGGTACGGCGGTCAGCTCGCCGTCCACGTCCAGCTCGATCCGCTCGTCCCGGACCAGCTTCCCGCTGTCGTCGTCCAGTTCGTACAGGCCGACGGCGATCCGGTGCGGGCGCAGCGTCGGCTCGCCCTTCGCGCCGGCGGGCAGGGCCGGGGCCTCCTGGCGGATGGCGAAGGAGGTGACGACACCGTTCGCGTCCGTCTCGATCTCCGGGCGCAGCACGTTGATGCCCGCCGTCTCCAGCCACTGCTTGGACCAGGTCTTCAGGTCGCGGCCGGAGGTCTCCTCCAACGCGCCCAGCAGGTCGGACAGGCGCGTGTTGCCGTAGGCGTGGGCCTTGAAGTAGGCCTGCACGCCCCGGAAGAACTCGTCCTCGCCCACGTAGGCGACGAGCTGCTTCAGCACGGAGGCGCCCTTGGCGTACGTGATGCCGTCGAAGTTGACGAGTACGTCGTCCAGGTCGCGGATGTCCGCCATGATCGGGTGCGTGGAGGGCAGCTGGTCCTGCCGGTACGCCCAGGTCTTCATCGAGTTCGCGAACGTCGTCCACGAGTGCGGCCAGCGCGACTCGGGCGCGGCGGCCTGGCAGGCGATGGAGGTGTACGTGGCGAACGACTCGTTCAGCCACAGGTCGTTCCACCACTCCATGGTCACGAGGTCGCCGAACCACATGTGGGCCAGCTCGTGCAGGATGGTCTCCGCGCGCACCTCGTACGCCGCGTCCGTCACCTTCGACCGGAACACGTACTGGTCGCGGATGGTGACCGCGCCCGCGTTCTCCATCGCGCCAGCGTTGAACTCCGGCACGAACAGCTGGTCGTACTTCTTGAACGGGTACGCGTAGTCGAACTTCTCCTGGAACCACTCGAAGCCCTGCCGGGTCACCTCGAAGATGGCGTCCGAGTCGAGGTACTCGGCGAGCGAGGGACGGCAGTAGATGCCGAGCGGGACGGACTGGCCGTCCTTCTCGTACACGCTGTGCACCGAGTGGTACGGGCCGACGATGAGCGCCGTGATGTACGTCGAGATGCGCGGCGTCGGCTCGAACACCCAGACGCTGTCCTGGGGTTCGGGCGTGGGCGAGTTGGAGATGACGGTCCAGCCCTCCGGCGCCCTCACGGTGAACTGGAAGGTCGCCTTCAGGTCCGGCTGCTCGAAGCTGGCGAACACCCGGCGGGCGTCCGGCACCTCGAACTGGGTGTAGAGGTAGGCCTGGTCGTCGACCGGGTCGACGAAACGGTGCAGGCCCTCACCGGTGTTGGTGTACGCGCAGTCGGCGACCACCCGGAGGATGTTGCGGCCCTCCAGCAGGCCGCGCAGGGCGATCCGGGAGTCCGCGAAGACCTCGGCGGGATCGAGGGAGTCCCCGTTGAGGGTCACCTCGTGCACGGCCGGGGCCACCAGGTCGATGAACGACTCCGCCCCGTTCTCCGTGACGTCGAAGCGCACCGTGGTCACGGACCGGTAGGTGCCGCCCTCCTGCGCGCCGGAGAGGTCGAGTTCGATCTCGTACGAGTCAACGGCGAGCAGCTTCGCCCGCTGCTGCGCCTCCTCGCGGGTCAGGTTTGTGCCAGGCACGCGGTCATCTCCTCGGTATGGGTGGGTTGCGCCATCTTTCCACGGCAGCTTCGCATCAGGCGACGACCGGGGCGTCTCCTAGGGATACCCCTCGCCCGGCGAGGGTCCGGGCGAACTCGCGTACGGCCGCCGTCTCCCCGTCCCGGTGCCACACGAGGCCGAGAGCCGACTCGGGCACGCCCTCCACCGGTACGAACACCACGTCCTCGCGCCGGTGGTACGCGGCCGTGGGCCGGCACAGCAGCATGGCCGCACGGCCCGCGGCGACCTGGGTCAGGCCCTCCTGGAGGGTGGTCACCGCCGGTCCGGGCACGGCGGACGGGGCGTGGGCGGCCCGCCAGTAGGCGGGGGCCGGGGGAGCGGCCGTGACCAGCGGGGCCGCCGCGACCTCAGCCGCGGTCACCTTCGCGAGGGACGCGAACGGGTGGTCCCGGCCGACCGCGACCGTCTGGGGCCGCTTCGAGAAGACCGGGCCCAGCACCAGGTCCGGCTCCTCGACGGGCAGCAGGACGACGGCCGCGTCCACCGCGCCCCCGCGCACGGCGCCGAAGGGATCGGCGAGCGGAATCTCCACCACGTCCGTCACGCACTCCGGGTGCGCGGACCTGAAGGCCCGCACCGCCGCCGTCAGCCCGGCGTCCGCCGTCCCCTGGAAACCGATCCGCAGGGCGCCCTCGACACCCCGCGCGGCGGCCCGCGCGTCGTCCACGGCCTCCCGCAGCCCCCCGTAAGCCGGACGCAGCCGCTGCACGAACCGCTCGCCGAGCGGCGTCAGGGCGACCCGGCGGCTGGTGCGGTGCACCAGACGGCCGCCCACCCGGCGCTCCAGCGAGCTCAGCAACTGGCTCACCCGGCTCTGCGAGACGTACAGCCGCTCCCCGGTCCGGCCGAAGTGCAGCTCCTCGGACAGCACCAGGAAGCACTCCAGCTCACGCAATTCCAGCCCCGCCACGGCCGTTTCCCCTCCGTTCCGATCGATCAGTCCCGCTCATGCAAGGGTGAGGACTTCGCTGTTGTTCCCGGGCGGGCCGCGCCAAAGGGTGGAGGCATGCCCTCCACGAGCTCCCCGTCCTCCATGACCACCGTGCCGGAGACCGGCACCGGCAGGACGGCGCGCCCCTGGCCCGCCGTCCTGGCCCTGGCCACCGCCACCTTCTCCGTCGTCACCACCGAAATGCTCCCGGTCGGCCTGCTCACCTCGCTCGGCACCGGCCTGCACGTCTCCGCGGGCACCGCCGGGCTCGCCGTCACCCTGCCCGGCCTGGTCGCCGCGGCGAGCGCCCCCCTGCTGCCGGTCGCGGCCCGCCGAGCCGACCGGCGCACGGTGCTGTGCGCGCTGCTCATCCTGCTCGCGGCCGCCAATGTGCTGTCCGCCCTGGCCCCGCACATCGCCGTCCTCCTGCTCGCCCGTGCCCTGGTCGGGGTGTGCATCGGCGGGGTGTGGGCGATCGCGGCCGGGCTGGGGACCCGGCTGGTGGCGCCGGACCGGGCGGGCCGGGCGACCGCGCTGATCTTCAGCGGGATAGCGGTGGCCTCGGTGCTGGGCGTCCCCGCCGGCACCCTCCTCGGATCACTCGCGGGCTGGCGCTGGGCGTTCGCCGCCCTGGCCGTCCTCGCGGTGGCCGTCGCCGGAGCCCTGGCCCTCGCCCTGCCGCCGCTGCCGCCCGAACGCCCCGTCAGGCTCGGCACGTTCCCGGCCCTGCTGCGCACGCCGGTGGTCTCCGGGGGCCTGCTGGCGACGGCACTGCTGGTCACCGGCCACTTCACGGCGTACACCTACGTCCGTCCCGTGCTGGAACGCGTCCCCGGCCTGGGAGCGGGAACGATCAGCACCCTCCTCCTCGGCTACGGCCTGGCCGGAGTCGCCGGCACGTTCGCGGGCGGGTGGCTGGCGGCCCGCGACCCACGCCGGGCCCTGCTGGTCATCGCGGCCGGGCTGGGCACGGTCGTCCTGCTGATGGTCCCGGCGGCGGGCTCACTCGCCGCCTCGACGCTGCTGCTCGTCGTCTGGGGCCTGGTCTACGGGGGCGTCTCGGTCTCCGCCCAGAACTGGCTGTCGGCCGCCGCGCCGCGGGCCCGCGAGGCCGGGTCGGCGCTCTTCGCGGGTGTCTTCAACACGGGGATCGCGCTGGGCGCCTTCACCGGGGGCCGCGTCGCCGACGCCCTGGGCCCGACGGCGGTGCTCTGCGTGGGCGGCGGGCTGGCGCTGCTGGCCCTGCCGGCGGTCGTACGGGCCGGGCGGCCCGGGGCGGGAGCAGCACGACGTCCGGATACCGCCGGTGCGGAGGACCCGGGCGCGCGAGCCTGAGGAACATGACGACGACGTACACCGCACGACCCATCGCCCCGCGCGTCCTGAAGGAACTCCGCACGACGGACGACGCGGGCCGCCCCACGGCACCCTTCACCGACACCGAGGGCGGGGCACCGCTGCGCTGCTGCCTGGGCCGCAGCGAGCCGGGCGACCGCATCGCCCTGGTCTCCTACGCCCCGCTACGCCGCTGGGCGGCGGAAAAGGGCGCCGACCCCGGCGCGTACGACGAGGTGGGCCCGGTCTTCGTCCACGCCGACGACTGCCCGGGCCCGGACACCGGCGCCGCCCTGCCCTTCACCAACGCCCACCGGACGGTCCGCCGGTACTCCGCCGAGGGCCACATCCTGGGCGGGCGGCTGGTCGAGGAGCCGGAGACCTTCGAGCAGGCCTTCGCGGAAGCGTTCGACGACCCGGCCGTGGCGCTCGTCCACGTCCGGGCCGTCGAGTACGGGTGTTTCCTCTACGAGGTGCGCAGGGACTAGCCCTTCAGCTCCGCCGCCACCAGCTCCGCGATCTGGACCGCGTTCAGCGCGGCGCCCTTGCGGAGGTTGTCGCTGGAGACGAACAGGGCCAGGCCGTTGTCCACCGTCTCGTCACGGCGGATGCGGCCGACGTAGGACGGGTCCTTGCCGGCGGCCTGGAGCGGGGTCGGGATGTCGGTGAGGACGACGCCCGGGGCGTCGGCCAGCAGCTCCGTCGCGCGCTCGGGGGTGATCGGGCGGGAGAAACGGGCGTGCACCTGGAGGGAGTGGCCGGTGAAGACCGGGACGCGCACGCAGGTGCCGGAGACCTTCAGCTCGGGGATCTCCAGGATCTTGCGGGACTCGTTGCGGAGCTTCTGCTCCTCGTCGGTCTCGTTCAGACCGTCGTCGACGAGGTTGCCGGCCAGGGGCAGCACGTTGAAGGCGATGGGCCGCTTGTAGACGCCCGGCTCGGGGAAGTCGACCGCCTCGCCGTCGTGCGTCAGCTTGTCCGCTTCGGCGACGACCTTCTGCGTCTGGCCGTGCAGCTCGGCGACGCCCGCGAGGCCGGAGCCGGAGACCGCCTGGTACGTGGCGACGACCAGGGCCTCCAGGCCCGCCTCGTCGTGCAGCGGACGCAGGACAGGCATCGCGGCCATGGTCGTGCAGTTCGGGTTCGCGATGATGCCCTTGGGGCGGTTCGCGATCGCGTGCGGGTTGACCTCGGAGACGACCAGGGGCACCTCCGGGTGCCTGCGCCACGCGGAGGAGTTGTCGATCACGACGGCGCCCTGGGAGGCGACCTTCTCGGCCAGCGCCTTGGACGTGGCACCGCCCGCGGAGAACAGCACGATGTCCAGGCCGGTGTAGTCGGCGGTCGCCGCGTCCTCCACCGTCACGCCGTCCAGCTGCGTGCCCGCGGAACGGGCCGAGGCGAACAGGCGCAGCTCGGTGACCGGGAAGTTCCGGTCCGTGAGGATCCTGCGCATGACCGTGCCCACCTGTCCGGTGGCTCCGACGATTCCGACCCTCACGGCGACTCCCTCTCCTGCGTCTCTTCACGTGCTCGTTGCTTGGCCGAGGCTTTTCCATCATGCGGCCGACCAAGGCCCGCCTGTCCACTTCTTTCCCCGGTCTGCCCGGGGAGTGGGACGACGTGTCCCGTTCCATGGTTGCGGACGTCCGGCGCCCACCCCCGCTGAGCTGGAGAAATTCGTTTGCCGGGGGGCATACGCCGCAAGGTCGCCTGCCCCTGTTGCTCTCGGCCACACGGGAGTGTGACGTACGCCTCTGTCGCCCTGCCGGAAAAAAAGACCGAACGTTCCGGGCCGTGCCGGCGTCGTAGGAGAAACACGGTGAGGGGGGTGGCTTGTGCTGCTGCGCGGAAGGGCCCGGCGCGTCCGGGAGGCGCACGCCGGTACCGGCGACGATCCGCTGGACGCGGCACAGGAGCGCCGGGTGCGGGCGGTGCTCGCGCTGGGCGGGGTGCCGCAGGCGGACCTGCCGGACGGGGTGCAGCAGGTCCGCCTGCGGCTGCTGGAGCGCGCCGCGAGCGGCCGGGAGGCGCCGCGGGACGTATCGGCGTGGGCGGCGGTGGTCGCGTCCAACCTGGCGATGGACTGGCACCGGGCCAAGCGCCGCCAGGAGCGCCTCGGGGAGCGGCTGGCCGCCCTGCGGCAGCCGGCGCATCCCTCCGGCGAGGACACCAGCGTGCTGTCCGTCGCCGTCGCCCAGGGCCTGGACGAGCTGCCCGACGCCCAGCGGCAGGTCGTCGTGCTGCGTTTCTACGCCGACCTGCCGGTCCGGTCCATCGCCGAGCAGCTCGGCGTCCCGGAGGGCACGGTCAAGAGCAGGCTGCACACGGCGGTACGGGCCCTGCGCGCCCGCCTGCACGAGGACGAGGTGGTGTGACGTGACCGCCCGGAACGACGACGACCGGCGCGACGCCGGTTACGACGGCATGGACGCGCTGATGGCAGCAGTCACCGACGAACCACTCCCGGAGGGCGCCGACCGGGACCCGACCTTCATGACGGCCCACCGAGCGGCCGCGGCGGATGTGGCGTTGCTGCGGTCACAGCTGCAGCTCCTGGGAGACACCCTGGCGCGCGACACGGAGGCGGTCGTCGACCCGTCGGTGAGGGGGCTGCCCGTGGGCCGGTCACGGGCGGACGGGGATCCGCCCGGGCGGCGGAACCGGCCCCGGCCCCGCGTCCTGGTCCTGCGCGGGCTCGCCGCTGCCGTGGCCGCCGCCGTCGTCGTGGGCATGGGGTGGCTCGTCGTGCAGGGCGGGTACGGGTCGGGGCAGGACTCGGCCGGGTCGACGGCCGACACCGCGGCCGGTCCGGCGCGCGGCGAGGCGGAGTCCAAGCCCGGCCACGCCGGTTACCTCGCCTGCGCCCGGCTCGTGGCCGAGGGCACCGTCGCGGAGGTCGAACCGGTCCCCGGCGCCCGCCAGGACCGCGTCACCCTCGACGTGGACCGCTACTACAAGCCCGCCAAGGGCCGGGACCGGATCGTCTTCCCCATGGACGAGGACGCCGGCCCCCGGCTGCGGCCGGGCGACCACGTCCTCGTCGGGATCACGCGCGGGCAGGCCCAGCCGGACCTGTGGAGCGTCGGCGAGAAGGAGATCGCCCCCCAGCGCGCCTGGATCACCGCCGCCCTGCCCGAGTCGGCGACCCTTCCCTGCGAGTGACCTGAGGACGGAAACAGCGAGGGCGGGCGCCCAGCCGGGACACCCGCCCTCCGATGCCGTACGACCGCTGAGGGCCGCTACGGCACGACCTTCTCGATCTTCACGCTGCCCACGCCCGCGGCCGTCCCGCGCGCGTTGACCAGCTGGACCTCGCCGAAGAACTCACGCCCCTCGGGCGCGGCCGCCGCGGCGGTGACGCTGCCCGAGACCGTCGCCGAGTCGCCCGTGCCGAGCTTCACCGGCGTCGACCCGTCGACGGTGACGCTGCCGAGGGAGGGGGCGAAGAACACGTCCTGGTAGTCGTACTCGGTCGTGCCGGCCGGCACCGAGTAGCCGACGACCTTGACGGTGTACGTGCCGGCGGCCGGCGAGGGCACGGAGACCGACTCCTCCGAGTCGCCGTCGGCGGAGCTGCCGACCTGCTTGCCGGCGGCGTCGTAGACCGCGAGGTCCAGGTCCGCGGCGGCGTCCGAGACGCGGCCGATGGCCACGTCCAGCGACTTCGCGCCCGCGGGCACCTCGACCGTGGTGGTCTGCGTCTCACCCTGCTTGATCGACGGCCGGGTCGTCTTCGACGAGCCGAGCGGACCGCCCACCAGCTTGCCGTCGATCGCGGCGAAGCCGTTCGTCACCTTCCAGGAGGCGGCGGCCGGGGTGCCGACCTTCGCCTCGTGCACGGTCACGGTCTCCGGGTCGAAGGCCGCGCCGAGCACGGCGACGTCCAGCTCGTAGGGGTTGTCGAGCAGCGGCGACGTACGGCGCGACTCGACCTCGATCTCCCACACGCCCGGCTGCGGGTCCGCGTAGGAACGCAGGTCGGGGCGGCAGGTGTTGGCCGGGTTGGAGTAGTTCGGGTA from Streptomyces chartreusis NRRL 3882 harbors:
- the pepN gene encoding aminopeptidase N codes for the protein MPGTNLTREEAQQRAKLLAVDSYEIELDLSGAQEGGTYRSVTTVRFDVTENGAESFIDLVAPAVHEVTLNGDSLDPAEVFADSRIALRGLLEGRNILRVVADCAYTNTGEGLHRFVDPVDDQAYLYTQFEVPDARRVFASFEQPDLKATFQFTVRAPEGWTVISNSPTPEPQDSVWVFEPTPRISTYITALIVGPYHSVHSVYEKDGQSVPLGIYCRPSLAEYLDSDAIFEVTRQGFEWFQEKFDYAYPFKKYDQLFVPEFNAGAMENAGAVTIRDQYVFRSKVTDAAYEVRAETILHELAHMWFGDLVTMEWWNDLWLNESFATYTSIACQAAAPESRWPHSWTTFANSMKTWAYRQDQLPSTHPIMADIRDLDDVLVNFDGITYAKGASVLKQLVAYVGEDEFFRGVQAYFKAHAYGNTRLSDLLGALEETSGRDLKTWSKQWLETAGINVLRPEIETDANGVVTSFAIRQEAPALPAGAKGEPTLRPHRIAVGLYELDDDSGKLVRDERIELDVDGELTAVPQLVGKRRPAVVLLNDDDLSYAKVRLDERSLAFVTEHLGDFESSLPRALCWASAWDMTRDAELAARDYLSLVLSGIGKESDIGVVQSLHRQVKLAVDLYADPAAREALLARWTDATLAHLRAAAPGSDHQLAWARAFAATARTPEQLDLLDALLEGSQTIEGLVVDTELRWSFVQRLAAVGRFDETEIAGEYDRDRTAAGERHAATARAARPTPEAKAEAWASVVDSDKLPNAVQEAVIAGFVQTDQRELLAPYTDRYFEVVKDIWESRSHEMAQQIAVGLYPTIQVSQETLDKTDAWLASAEPNAALRRLVSESRAGVERALRAQRADAAAE
- a CDS encoding LysR family transcriptional regulator, whose product is MAGLELRELECFLVLSEELHFGRTGERLYVSQSRVSQLLSSLERRVGGRLVHRTSRRVALTPLGERFVQRLRPAYGGLREAVDDARAAARGVEGALRIGFQGTADAGLTAAVRAFRSAHPECVTDVVEIPLADPFGAVRGGAVDAAVVLLPVEEPDLVLGPVFSKRPQTVAVGRDHPFASLAKVTAAEVAAAPLVTAAPPAPAYWRAAHAPSAVPGPAVTTLQEGLTQVAAGRAAMLLCRPTAAYHRREDVVFVPVEGVPESALGLVWHRDGETAAVREFARTLAGRGVSLGDAPVVA
- a CDS encoding MFS transporter; the encoded protein is MPSTSSPSSMTTVPETGTGRTARPWPAVLALATATFSVVTTEMLPVGLLTSLGTGLHVSAGTAGLAVTLPGLVAAASAPLLPVAARRADRRTVLCALLILLAAANVLSALAPHIAVLLLARALVGVCIGGVWAIAAGLGTRLVAPDRAGRATALIFSGIAVASVLGVPAGTLLGSLAGWRWAFAALAVLAVAVAGALALALPPLPPERPVRLGTFPALLRTPVVSGGLLATALLVTGHFTAYTYVRPVLERVPGLGAGTISTLLLGYGLAGVAGTFAGGWLAARDPRRALLVIAAGLGTVVLLMVPAAGSLAASTLLLVVWGLVYGGVSVSAQNWLSAAAPRAREAGSALFAGVFNTGIALGAFTGGRVADALGPTAVLCVGGGLALLALPAVVRAGRPGAGAARRPDTAGAEDPGARA
- a CDS encoding DUF1203 domain-containing protein; translation: MTTTYTARPIAPRVLKELRTTDDAGRPTAPFTDTEGGAPLRCCLGRSEPGDRIALVSYAPLRRWAAEKGADPGAYDEVGPVFVHADDCPGPDTGAALPFTNAHRTVRRYSAEGHILGGRLVEEPETFEQAFAEAFDDPAVALVHVRAVEYGCFLYEVRRD
- a CDS encoding aspartate-semialdehyde dehydrogenase codes for the protein MRVGIVGATGQVGTVMRRILTDRNFPVTELRLFASARSAGTQLDGVTVEDAATADYTGLDIVLFSAGGATSKALAEKVASQGAVVIDNSSAWRRHPEVPLVVSEVNPHAIANRPKGIIANPNCTTMAAMPVLRPLHDEAGLEALVVATYQAVSGSGLAGVAELHGQTQKVVAEADKLTHDGEAVDFPEPGVYKRPIAFNVLPLAGNLVDDGLNETDEEQKLRNESRKILEIPELKVSGTCVRVPVFTGHSLQVHARFSRPITPERATELLADAPGVVLTDIPTPLQAAGKDPSYVGRIRRDETVDNGLALFVSSDNLRKGAALNAVQIAELVAAELKG
- a CDS encoding RNA polymerase sigma factor yields the protein MLRGRARRVREAHAGTGDDPLDAAQERRVRAVLALGGVPQADLPDGVQQVRLRLLERAASGREAPRDVSAWAAVVASNLAMDWHRAKRRQERLGERLAALRQPAHPSGEDTSVLSVAVAQGLDELPDAQRQVVVLRFYADLPVRSIAEQLGVPEGTVKSRLHTAVRALRARLHEDEVV